TGGACCTGAAGCGGTAATTCTAGGTGGAAGTGTCGGCAAGGTTAAAGAAATATTCGAAACCGTGAAGGCCTATGTAGAGGAAAACAGCGCTTTTCCTGGAACCGACCTGCCACCAGTTAAGGTGCTTCCAGCTGCTCTTGGAGATTCTGCTGCAATCATTGGGGCGGGGCTGGTTTGTTCCAAACTGTTACTTGACTGATGACCTCGGAATTGATAGGTTTACCATTCTCAAAAGTTATCACTGTTTTTGTTACACGCTTTCCAGTTTTGGTGCCAGTTCGATATCTGAGTTCTGAAGGCGCTGTTACTTCTGTTACCTTTGTGATTAAGCTTTTGGTTATTACCGTAACCGGTGGCTTAGGAGGCTTTATTAGCAGTCTATCTCCCTCAACCAAAGCATCTAGATTAATGTTTGGGTTGAGTTTTTTGAGATCGGTTAGCGAAACTTCATACTGTTGAGCGATGAATACAGCGCGGTCGCCAGCTTTTACGACATGATAAATTGGCTCGTCGGTGATTGACACAAGAATATCGGCAGCTTTTTCTGGGGTAGGGCAGATTTTGCTGATTTCTACATATTTGCGCTCGATGCCTACGTTTTCTTTGAACGTGGGTTCCTCACTAAGATTGTCAACTTTGCTTGCGAAACGTTTCTTTACAATCTCAAGGGTCTTTAGGGCGTCTTCTTCTTTGACGAGCGCAACAATTGGTTCTTCATTTACTGAAATAGCAAATGCTTCAGCTCTAACTGATAGTAGGTTTTCAAGCATTCCGGCGGCTTCGGGGATGGGAACAACTTCTGCGTTTTGCCGAGCAGGTCGTACCGTGACAATTTTATCGAACCTGGTGTGTCGAACTTTTACGTCACTTGGGGTTCTCAACTGGTTAAGCAAGGCTTTTGCGGCGGCGGCTGATTCCACAGTAACGATTGCCTTGCCATCAACACAGATTGTGCATGGCTTCCCGCCGAAGTGTTGAGAAGCCGCCCATCCAGCAATTATGATAATTATTGAAATTAAGAAAGCACGTTCAATCCATATCCTGCGCTTAATGTTTTTTTCGGGCTTTTCCTCCATATATTATTTCTCCCATCAACTCCTTTTTATGGTAATTAGATGTTGGCTAAGGTAAGGAAGTTTTTGGTCCCTTTTATTCTGAACACCTGTCAATAGAAGAAGGTAATATCAAATACCAATTAATTCGCTTACAGTAACAATTTGATATCCAGATGACTGCAACGTTTCAATCATGGAATCTAGGGCTTCTGCTGTTGCCTTACTGCCGCAGTGCATAAGAACAATCGAGCCGTTTTGAACATGACTGAGCACGCGCTGGCAAATCTCGTTGGCAGTAATGCCGCGTTTGAATGCGTCCCAACTGTCCACATCCCAGTATATAGAGCGATAGCCGTTTTCTGCAAGAATGCGCAATACTCGCTTGTCCCTAGAACCGTATGGTACCCTTGCGAGTGGTTTGGTGCTGAGGCCTGTTAGGCGAGTCACCAGGTCGTCAACGCGTGCCAATTCATTTACTATTTCCCCTTCGGAAAGCTCGGGTAAACTTCGATGTGAATAAGTATGGTTGCCGATTTCATGGCCTTCGGTAGCAATTCGTCGGGTAAGTTCCGGATTGCGTTCAATCCATTTACCTGTGAGAAAGAACGTGCAGTGCAAATTGTGCTTAGCTAAAACATTTAAGATTTCGTGCGTTGGGCTACTATCTGCGCCAGCATCGAATGTTAGAGCAATCAAAGGTTTCGTTCTGCTACCATGAGACACCTCGTTCCATTGTTCCTTTGAGGTAATCGTTGGCTTAGGCGGTTTCCTAGTTGATGCCTCGGATTCTTTGGAAGCGGAATCAACGCTTGGGTGCGAGACAGGATTTTCGGCTTTTGCTGTTTGTTTGGCCTCGGATGGTTTAGGCGGCTTATGACGAGAAGGTGTTTGCTCCCATGCAGGCGCAGTTGGCTGTGTTCTTGTCGAAGGGGCGTGCTGAGGAGCTGTGGGAAACCGTTTGGGAAGTTCCCTCCTGTTTTGCGATAGGAAATATGCCGCTCCAAATCCTACCGTTGCTAGCAGTAGTAGACCTGCCGTATATTTGATACAGCCCGGCAAACATGATTTGCGAGTTCTGCGCACCAAAGTTCAGCTCTTTCTATGGTCCCGAGCTGTTGTGTTTTTAAAGTTCGACTGGAGTTCTGCTTTCAGAATTTCAATGGCTTTCTTAAGCTGTACGTCGTTTTCTGCTTTTATGTCTTCGTCGGTTGGTTCTACGATTACATCCGGCTTTATCTTTTGCTTATCAACATCGCGGCCAAGAGGTGTTAAGTATTTTGCAGTGCTGATTGCCACCGCTGAGCCATCCTCAAGATTGAAAATTTGTTGAACCAAGCCTTTGCCGAATGTTGGAACGCCTACTAACTTGCCGGCCTTATGGTCTTGAATTGCGCCTGCCACAATTTCAGATGCGCTTGCGCTCATTTCATTTATTAGTACAACTAGTGGATACCTCTTGTGGTTGTGTTGATTAGGATTTACCCTTAAAGATGTTCTCTCGCCACCTTTGTTTTGAATGATGACGATATCACCGTTATCAATAAAGCGACTGCCTATATCAACAGCGACGTCTAGTAAGCCCCCAGGGTTGTTTCGGAGATCAAGTATAAGGGCTTGCACCTTATCAGCCTCTAGCTTTGTAAGCGCTTGGTCAAACTGTTCGTCGCTTTTTTCGTTGAATTGGCGAAGGGCAATGTAGCCGATTTTGCTTTCGTCGTCCTTCATTTCGACTTCAACCATAGGTGATATAATCACCTGACGGGTTATCTCGAATTCCATTGGCTCTGGAACGCCTTCGCGCTTGATGGTAATTCTTACCTTTGTACCACGAGGCCCACGAATTCGCTTGACTACCTCGTCAATATCCATGCCGTGGATTAGCGTATCGTCTACTTTTAGGATGACATCATTCTTCTTCAGTCCCGCATTTTTTGCTGGGCTGTTAGGCAAGGGATTTTTTATGAATACATAACCATCTTTGACATCAAGCTCGGCGCCGATTCCCTCGAAATCACCGCGATTCTCGCTTTGCATTTCCTTATTTTGTTCAGGATCTAAGAAGCGAGTATATCTGTCGCCAAGCGCAGCAAGCATTCCGCGAATCGCGCTGTAGGTGAGTTTTTTTGGGTCGGGGGTTTTGCCAAAATAATTGTTGCTTATGTAAGAGTAAATTTGCCAGTAAGCATCCGTACACTCCACATCTGCCTTGCTAGACTCAAGTTCAGCTCTTATGCCTAGGAGCAGTCTGGAGGGCGCTTGCTCGAGTAAGGCTACTAAATTCGGTATGCTTGGGTTTCGAGAGAAATCTGTGTAGGTGAAACCACATAGAAACGAGGTGCAAATCAATATTATAATTAATACAAAATAAAACGCTTTTTTCATTTCCGCTAGCCTTTTATCCTTTTGGTGTCCCAATCTTAGAAGCCAACAGCTTCTCAGCTGCAGTAAACTGAGCATCAACCTTGCGGTTCTTGTTCTCAACAGTTATATCTGGGTTTAGCCCACGGCCATTGAAGTCAATACCGCCGGGAGTTAT
This sequence is a window from Armatimonadota bacterium. Protein-coding genes within it:
- a CDS encoding LysM domain-containing protein yields the protein MEEKPEKNIKRRIWIERAFLISIIIIIAGWAASQHFGGKPCTICVDGKAIVTVESAAAAKALLNQLRTPSDVKVRHTRFDKIVTVRPARQNAEVVPIPEAAGMLENLLSVRAEAFAISVNEEPIVALVKEEDALKTLEIVKKRFASKVDNLSEEPTFKENVGIERKYVEISKICPTPEKAADILVSITDEPIYHVVKAGDRAVFIAQQYEVSLTDLKKLNPNINLDALVEGDRLLIKPPKPPVTVITKSLITKVTEVTAPSELRYRTGTKTGKRVTKTVITFENGKPINSEVISQVTVWNKPAPPQ
- a CDS encoding polysaccharide deacetylase family protein encodes the protein MRRTRKSCLPGCIKYTAGLLLLATVGFGAAYFLSQNRRELPKRFPTAPQHAPSTRTQPTAPAWEQTPSRHKPPKPSEAKQTAKAENPVSHPSVDSASKESEASTRKPPKPTITSKEQWNEVSHGSRTKPLIALTFDAGADSSPTHEILNVLAKHNLHCTFFLTGKWIERNPELTRRIATEGHEIGNHTYSHRSLPELSEGEIVNELARVDDLVTRLTGLSTKPLARVPYGSRDKRVLRILAENGYRSIYWDVDSWDAFKRGITANEICQRVLSHVQNGSIVLMHCGSKATAEALDSMIETLQSSGYQIVTVSELIGI
- a CDS encoding S41 family peptidase, which translates into the protein MKKAFYFVLIIILICTSFLCGFTYTDFSRNPSIPNLVALLEQAPSRLLLGIRAELESSKADVECTDAYWQIYSYISNNYFGKTPDPKKLTYSAIRGMLAALGDRYTRFLDPEQNKEMQSENRGDFEGIGAELDVKDGYVFIKNPLPNSPAKNAGLKKNDVILKVDDTLIHGMDIDEVVKRIRGPRGTKVRITIKREGVPEPMEFEITRQVIISPMVEVEMKDDESKIGYIALRQFNEKSDEQFDQALTKLEADKVQALILDLRNNPGGLLDVAVDIGSRFIDNGDIVIIQNKGGERTSLRVNPNQHNHKRYPLVVLINEMSASASEIVAGAIQDHKAGKLVGVPTFGKGLVQQIFNLEDGSAVAISTAKYLTPLGRDVDKQKIKPDVIVEPTDEDIKAENDVQLKKAIEILKAELQSNFKNTTARDHRKS